A single Cupriavidus sp. D39 DNA region contains:
- the nuoL gene encoding NADH-quinone oxidoreductase subunit L: MATTLDPNLLLAIPLAPLAGAAIAGLFGTKFFGLISSETRAGRTLAHTVTILGVAISCLLSIIVLMDVMNGASFNATVYEWMKIGDLKMEVGFLVDSLTAMMMVVVSFVSLMVHIYTVGYMSEDPGYNRFFAYISLFTFSMLMLVMSNNFLQLFFGWEAVGLVSYLLIGFWYTRPTAIFANLKAFLVNRVGDFGFILGIGLLLAYSGSMNYTDVFAARDQLATVIFPGTDWLMITVACICLFIGAMGKSAQFPLHVWLPDSMEGPTPISALIHAATMVTAGIFMVARMSPLFELSDTALSFVLVIGAITALFMGFLGIIQNDIKRVVAYSTLSQLGYMTVALGASAYSVAVFHLMTHAFFKALLFLAAGSVIIGMHHDQDIRNMGGLRKYMPITWITSLVGSLALIGTPFFAGFYSKDSIIEAVAESHIPGSGFAYFAVLAGVFVTAFYSFRMYFLVFHGEERFGKEEHHAHHAGNHEDEEVTADHHHGLAPGEKPHESPWVVTLPLVLLAIPSVVIGAIAIGPMLFGDFFKHGVAFKDVIYVGENHHAMEELGQAFHGWVAMGLHSLTTPVLWLAIAGVVLSWFFYMKRPDIPAAIKQRFSGLYTLLDNKYYMDAINQVVFARGARLLGTGLWKGGDQGLIDGLVVNGAARVVAWFASVSRYLQSGYIYHYAFAMILGMLILLTMTVFGTSFATVSAK, encoded by the coding sequence ATGGCAACCACGCTCGACCCCAACCTGCTACTGGCGATTCCGCTCGCACCGCTCGCCGGTGCAGCCATCGCCGGCCTGTTCGGCACCAAGTTCTTCGGCCTGATCTCCTCGGAGACGCGCGCCGGCCGCACGCTGGCCCACACCGTGACGATTCTCGGTGTGGCGATTTCCTGCCTGCTGTCGATCATCGTGCTGATGGACGTCATGAACGGCGCGAGCTTCAACGCCACCGTGTACGAGTGGATGAAGATCGGCGACCTGAAGATGGAAGTGGGCTTCCTGGTCGACTCGCTGACCGCGATGATGATGGTGGTGGTGAGCTTCGTCTCGCTGATGGTGCACATATACACCGTCGGCTACATGAGCGAAGACCCCGGCTATAACCGCTTCTTCGCCTACATCTCGCTGTTCACCTTCTCGATGCTGATGCTGGTGATGAGCAACAACTTCCTGCAGCTGTTCTTCGGCTGGGAAGCTGTGGGCCTGGTGTCCTACCTGCTGATCGGCTTCTGGTACACCCGCCCGACCGCCATCTTCGCCAACCTGAAGGCCTTCCTGGTCAACCGCGTGGGTGACTTCGGCTTCATTCTCGGCATTGGCCTGCTGCTGGCCTACAGCGGCAGCATGAACTACACCGACGTCTTCGCCGCGCGCGACCAGCTCGCCACGGTGATCTTCCCGGGCACCGACTGGCTGATGATCACGGTCGCCTGCATCTGCCTGTTCATCGGCGCCATGGGCAAGTCGGCCCAGTTCCCGCTGCACGTCTGGCTGCCTGACTCGATGGAAGGCCCGACCCCGATCTCCGCGCTGATCCACGCCGCCACCATGGTGACGGCCGGCATCTTCATGGTCGCGCGCATGTCGCCGCTGTTCGAGCTGTCGGACACCGCGCTGTCGTTCGTGCTGGTCATCGGCGCCATTACCGCGCTGTTCATGGGCTTCCTGGGCATCATCCAGAACGACATCAAGCGCGTGGTGGCCTACTCCACGCTGTCGCAGCTGGGCTACATGACGGTTGCCCTGGGCGCCTCGGCTTACTCGGTGGCCGTGTTCCACCTGATGACCCACGCGTTCTTCAAGGCACTGCTGTTCCTGGCGGCCGGCTCGGTCATCATCGGCATGCATCATGACCAGGACATCCGCAACATGGGCGGCCTGCGCAAGTACATGCCGATCACCTGGATCACCTCGCTGGTGGGCTCGCTGGCGCTGATCGGCACGCCGTTCTTCGCGGGCTTCTACTCCAAGGACTCGATCATCGAGGCCGTGGCCGAGTCGCATATCCCGGGCTCCGGCTTTGCTTACTTCGCGGTGCTGGCCGGCGTGTTCGTCACGGCGTTCTACTCCTTCCGCATGTACTTCCTGGTGTTCCACGGCGAAGAGCGTTTCGGCAAGGAAGAGCACCACGCGCATCACGCGGGCAACCACGAAGACGAGGAAGTCACGGCCGACCATCATCACGGCCTGGCCCCGGGCGAGAAGCCGCACGAGTCGCCGTGGGTTGTCACGCTGCCGCTGGTGCTGCTGGCGATCCCTTCGGTGGTGATCGGCGCCATCGCGATCGGTCCGATGTTGTTCGGCGACTTCTTCAAGCACGGCGTGGCCTTCAAGGACGTGATCTACGTCGGCGAGAACCACCATGCGATGGAAGAGCTTGGACAAGCCTTCCACGGCTGGGTGGCGATGGGCCTGCATTCGCTGACCACGCCGGTGCTGTGGCTGGCGATCGCCGGTGTGGTGCTGTCCTGGTTCTTCTACATGAAGCGCCCGGACATCCCGGCTGCCATCAAGCAACGTTTCTCGGGCCTGTACACGCTGCTCGACAACAAGTACTACATGGACGCGATCAACCAGGTCGTGTTTGCCCGCGGTGCCCGTCTGCTCGGCACCGGCCTGTGGAAGGGCGGCGACCAGGGCCTGATCGATGGCCTGGTGGTCAACGGTGCCGCGCGCGTGGTGGCCTGGTTCGCGTCGGTAAGCCGTTACCTGCAATCCGGCTACATCTATCACTACGCATTCGCCATGATCCTGGGCATGTTGATACTGCTGACGATGACGGTGTTCGGCACCTCGTTCGCCACGGTGAGCGCCAAGTAA